In Crinalium epipsammum PCC 9333, the genomic window GATCAGTCTGATTGAAAGTCAAAATCGCTTGAATATCTTTTATCTTCAATTTTTGGTTAACTTGCGACCAGCCAACAATTGGTTGCCAATAATTACCATTGTGTGTAGAATAAAATATCCCTTCAGTTGTTCCAGCAATAATTTTGTTACTACCATGAGTTAAAGCCGTCACTTGGGAATTCATCAAGCCTTGATTAATTTTTTTAAACTCTAAGTCTTTAATTAAAATTTTCGCATAATTTCCTTGGAAAACGCCGCCAACATCATCTAACTGAATGCCAATCCGTTTACCATTGACAATTAAGGTTTGATTTGATTGCAATCCTTGGATAAAATCATTCATTAAAAGGGTTTCATCTTGGATCGGATCTTTAAAAATTTCCTGTTGACGTTCGCTCACAGTCAGCAGTTCTTCAACTAATTCTAATTCCTCACTACGACTGAAAACAACTGTTGATCGCAATTGAATTTTTTGTGAATTTCTTACTATTTTATAAGGCTCAATTTGAGTAATTTTAGCATTCAACCCGAAATCCTTTCGCGTAATTGTAGATGTGCTTTTAACTTGGTGTGCAGCAACAGTAAGTTGATTATTATCTTGATTTATATAGTTATTTTTATCTACCAGAACAATCCAACTATTAGGCAAAATTTGAGGATATAGTGTATCCAGATCAATATGCTTACTTTCCAGCTTGAAATCCAGCCATTCTTGTTGATATTTTGAATGGTTTGTGCTAGTATTTATTTTATTATTTTGATTTTTAACATCTGCTTTTAAAAACCCTGTAAATTTGCTGCCAGCAAAGAGGTCTTTATTCGTATCATTAATTTTATTAAAGGCAAGTGTAGTAATATCTGGCGTAGATAAACTGTTCCTAACATTTTTGGAAACATTTGTCCACTTAATATTAGTATTATTAAGTCTGGAAATTGATCCAAAAACGCCCTGCTCACTAGCTGCAAAAATATAATATTCACCGTTTTTGTATATTGCTAGTGATCGAATTGTATAATCATTCAAAAGAGGATTGCCATAATCCTTCCAGGTAGTTTCTTGAACTGAGAAATAAAAAACACCTGCATCTGTACCAACAAAAATATTATTATCATTTTTGACTTTGGCTAATGATAAAATGGCTCTTTCCTTTAAAATATGGTTCGACTCGTGCCATTTTAGAGCATCTGCGAATTTTGGCAAACTTCCTGATGTTGAATCATCTTTTATATACCTATATAAACCGCTATCTGTCCCGACTATCAAGTCTTGTTTTTCCTTGGACTTTACATTTAATAAAACATACACAGCTTGGTCTTTTAAATTAGTGTCGAGCCAGTCACGCCCTTGATTATCGGAATAATAAAGACCATCATCGGTTCCTACGAAAATGTAGTTATCTAAAGTTAAAATCGAGCGTACAATTGTATTAGGTAAGCTGGTAATCACAGAACGCCACTGCGTTTTATCTTTGTCTTCCTCATGCTTAACTCGGACATTTCCAGTATTAATTTGAACCCAAGTTTCGCCGCCATCTTTGGAGCGAAAGACACCGCCCCCAGGCGTACCAGCAAACAAAGGATTGGGAGGATTTTCTATATTTGTATAAAGTGTTTGAATATGTAAATTGATTAAACCATTATTGACAGGTTCCCAACTCTTCCCGTTATCTTTAGAACGGAAAATACCTTTACCCGCAGTACCAGCAAAGAGAACTCCATCCTGAATTACTAAACAAAGGATGTCTGCATTAGGTAAACCTTTACTGGCAGAATTCCATTGTTTGTTATTATCTGAATAGCGAAAGACACCGCCTTGAATTGAGCAACCTTTTTCTGCGATCGCAGCCAACTTTACCTCAGCACTCATATCTTCCCAAGCTGGTGCATTGTAACCGAAAAGATTAGCTTTTTGGCGAAAAGCAAAGACTTTGGGATTGTGTAGGGGAGTTTTTGGGGGCTGATTTATTGGTAGATATTGCTCCCATTTCACTAATGTAGATCCCGCTTGGGCATCTTCTTTGACATCAGTTATGGGCAATACATAAGTGCGAGTTTCTCGATCTTCATCAACTAATAGTAAATAGTCTCCTGCTTTCAGTTGGGTACTAATACCATTGAGATAAAGTTGACGAGTATTGCTAGTAATTTTTTGTGGGCGACTGGGACGCGGTTTAATTACATTCCAATCTACGTGGGCGGTGAATTCTGTAATTGTCTCAAAGATTTGGGGTAGCTCATCCTTACTGGGAATACTCATTATTTGAGTACCTTTGGGAATAGTTGCTACTCTGGGAGAAAGGGGTGCATCTTCAACGGTAAAGGTGAGAAATGTACTAGCTGCTACACCTGGTTTAAGTTCGTATCCAATTGCTCTTGCTAATTCCAACACAGATCGGCGTTCCGTTGCTGTGCGTAAATAACCTTCATTAGCAATGCGTTCTTGATAAAAGGTTAACACCTCACCCACGACCGCCCAAGCATCTAAAAGTGCGATCGCTGGATCATCATTTAAGCGCGTGGTCAGTTTTGCCAAAACTCCCGCTTTATCGGAAGAACGCAATATACTAGGTAAAAGATTCAGCAACCGACGGCGAAAGCCTGCATAATCAGAAATTCGATAAGCGATTTTAGGTAAACCTGGACGGTTTTCTGGCTTTTTAGGGGTACTATCTCCAAGACTCATAAACCGCCCTCCAGATTGAATTCAATTATGCCATTTTCGGGTGAATTGGGAATATTGTCTAAAAGAGCAATTTCTAAACGTTCAAACTGAATTTGTCCGAGTTCCAATTCTCGATTTAAAACTTCGCCCCGCCGTTGAAAACGAGTGACTTCCACAGATTCCACTCCCGATACTTGCATTGCTGCTGCAATGACTTGACTAAGGTAAACAGATTGACCAAAGGTGAACCGATCGCTACTAAAAAATCCTATACCATTAGCTAAAACTCGGTTACTGAAAGCATCTAACAAGGCTTTTTTAACGTTACTGCGAAAGTAATCTTGTTTAACTTGTACTGTCATCGCAATATCTAAGGGAACGAAGCGAGGACTATCAATTTCAATAGAGTGTCCCGCTAGGCGAAATTCTTCTAAAAAGTCAAGTAAATTTTGTTTAAATTCTTCATCAACTTTACGTCCTCCCTCTCGATCTACAGTAATAAAAATCGTGTGCCAACTACCTGTCCAACGTCGGGTTGCCAAAGCTTTTTGCACACCTGGATAACGTTGGGCAGCATTAGCATAGTCTGCTTCTGTGACTGCGCGTTTCTGTTCCCGAAATCCCTGCGGTGCATAGAGGCGCACTTCTTCAATCGGTTCGGCTTCAGTTCCGCCTGTAGCGGGTAAGGGATTGCGAATTTTTGTAATTGCTGCTTGAATATTTTTAAGATTAGGGCGATCTTCTGGTTTCAGATTTTCCGGTTGAAGGAAAATGTTAACGATCGCATCTGCACCGACATTACCCGCACGTCCATTTCCCACTCGATAACAGGCGTACAAAACAGTATCCGGTTGCGGTTTTTTACCTAAAGTACCATCCCCAAAGCGGAGATAAGCACCTCCATCATCTTCTGTTTCTACGACAAAATCACGGGCAAAGCGATCGCTAACCAGTAAATCTCGTTGATATTCCCAACTAACCCCTGCTTGTTCACCTTGATTGGGTACTTGATTTTCCCACACTGCGATCGCTGGACGAGCATTTCTGAGTCGCGATGGCAATTGTATTGCCTCAGTTGCAGAAGCAGTTTCGTCAAATACCTTCAATTGCCTTTGGCGATCCTGCACATAACCTTGCTGTGTTAAAGTGCCTCGTTTTAAACGAGGTCTTAATCGTTCCCAACCTGGATTTTCTTTGAGATTTTCAGGGGGAAGCGATCGCCCTGCATCCACCAACACCACATTACCCCGTGCCACGCTGATCTGCTTAATTAATTTCCCTTGGGAATCAATATTAGAAATATGCAAATCGAAAGGTAACGCATCTGCAACGTGCCATGTTACCTCCACGATTTTTTGGTTATTCAATGGATCGATCATGCTTTCTACATTAGTTAAACGCACAGCATGACGATTGTTTTGGTTCGCATCCCTTTTTTCCCCTGTCTCAATTCCTAGCACTTCCTCAAACAGCAGTACGCTGCCTGGTTTCAGTCGTTTGTGCAGTAATTCGTCTAAGTTATGTAAAGTTGCTTTAATTGAACCTTTGGGCAAGTAATATTGGTGGCTTTCCCATGTATAAAATAAAATTTTGTTTAAAGATTGATAAAGAGTAATTTCATGTAAAGATTCAAATACTTGTGCGCCCACATTTATAGCAGTATTAAATTGTTCTTGAGAAAGTACACCAGTGACTACATTAGTTTTAGTTAAAAATTGTACTCCGTGACGGTTTTCTCCCTTGTCAGGTGCTAATAATTTAATCCCTTCTTTCTGATTATTTTCA contains:
- a CDS encoding putative baseplate assembly protein, encoding MSLGDSTPKKPENRPGLPKIAYRISDYAGFRRRLLNLLPSILRSSDKAGVLAKLTTRLNDDPAIALLDAWAVVGEVLTFYQERIANEGYLRTATERRSVLELARAIGYELKPGVAASTFLTFTVEDAPLSPRVATIPKGTQIMSIPSKDELPQIFETITEFTAHVDWNVIKPRPSRPQKITSNTRQLYLNGISTQLKAGDYLLLVDEDRETRTYVLPITDVKEDAQAGSTLVKWEQYLPINQPPKTPLHNPKVFAFRQKANLFGYNAPAWEDMSAEVKLAAIAEKGCSIQGGVFRYSDNNKQWNSASKGLPNADILCLVIQDGVLFAGTAGKGIFRSKDNGKSWEPVNNGLINLHIQTLYTNIENPPNPLFAGTPGGGVFRSKDGGETWVQINTGNVRVKHEEDKDKTQWRSVITSLPNTIVRSILTLDNYIFVGTDDGLYYSDNQGRDWLDTNLKDQAVYVLLNVKSKEKQDLIVGTDSGLYRYIKDDSTSGSLPKFADALKWHESNHILKERAILSLAKVKNDNNIFVGTDAGVFYFSVQETTWKDYGNPLLNDYTIRSLAIYKNGEYYIFAASEQGVFGSISRLNNTNIKWTNVSKNVRNSLSTPDITTLAFNKINDTNKDLFAGSKFTGFLKADVKNQNNKINTSTNHSKYQQEWLDFKLESKHIDLDTLYPQILPNSWIVLVDKNNYINQDNNQLTVAAHQVKSTSTITRKDFGLNAKITQIEPYKIVRNSQKIQLRSTVVFSRSEELELVEELLTVSERQQEIFKDPIQDETLLMNDFIQGLQSNQTLIVNGKRIGIQLDDVGGVFQGNYAKILIKDLEFKKINQGLMNSQVTALTHGSNKIIAGTTEGIFYSTHNGNYWQPIVGWSQVNQKLKIKDIQAILTFNQTDRRNLIFVGTAEGIFRSKNSGETWENIKQGLTYTDIRAIVFNSTSNTLFIATINGGVFQSKNNGENWTATSLRGTDVQALALNKDTNKMIAGTVQDGVFYSSNNGSTWQQFNDHGLTNRNITAVAIAQNNLFAGTSGSGVFRSKDNGANWEQININLTNLEIRCLTVDANENIWVGTASRGVFYSDNQGDLWQPVNANLTNIDVRAILIHNDDTVFVGGIGILQSVDGFDTKPVQRRDVLQLLELPAPVLNAPANYKQWKLMDKDGFQGYLTTISAEEITLLPAAADSEVVSEVVKIQSPPSDQQMPILTLQQPLKNAYDPTTVKIYGNVVEATHGEKIEEVLGSGDGNLTNQRFALKKPPLTYVSATTPSGANSTLQVQVNGILWQEVSSLYSLTAQNQSYIIRIEDDGKTTVTFGDGIKGSRLPTGEENITATYRSGIGLDGNIGVDRLSLLKTRPLGIIEVTNPIPATGAAAPESLEEARTKAPSTVRTLDRIVSLQDFEDFARSFAGIGKAQAIELWHEETQLVHITIASANGAEVLQESPLYTNLIAAINLARDQLQKVQVDSYDRLLFNLEARLILDSPYQAETIKEKVRAALNSTFTFERRQFAQAVTASEVVAIIQNIEGVIAVDLDALYQARSSKALEPFLMAKQARSDPQTDQVHPAQLLLLNPAGIKLTIVSAL
- a CDS encoding putative baseplate assembly protein, which encodes MNVQYCSQNEQRRKLIRNQSNLNGIDYVEVDSDRKTLIVYFIHPLTASTVTLKVENILITGETGRQNVQVESVSSSENILRVRVDRVGDYSTYTLSLVKSPSSPTPPNNFDPILSQIDFSFWAEGISEFDSQAPEALPEKEPPPPVIDYLAKDYASFRRLMLDRLAVTIPQWQETNPADLGIMLVEILAHAGDYLSYYQDAVATEAYLGTARKRVSVRRHVRLLDYVMDEGCNARTWVTIKVENNQKEGIKLLAPDKGENRHGVQFLTKTNVVTGVLSQEQFNTAINVGAQVFESLHEITLYQSLNKILFYTWESHQYYLPKGSIKATLHNLDELLHKRLKPGSVLLFEEVLGIETGEKRDANQNNRHAVRLTNVESMIDPLNNQKIVEVTWHVADALPFDLHISNIDSQGKLIKQISVARGNVVLVDAGRSLPPENLKENPGWERLRPRLKRGTLTQQGYVQDRQRQLKVFDETASATEAIQLPSRLRNARPAIAVWENQVPNQGEQAGVSWEYQRDLLVSDRFARDFVVETEDDGGAYLRFGDGTLGKKPQPDTVLYACYRVGNGRAGNVGADAIVNIFLQPENLKPEDRPNLKNIQAAITKIRNPLPATGGTEAEPIEEVRLYAPQGFREQKRAVTEADYANAAQRYPGVQKALATRRWTGSWHTIFITVDREGGRKVDEEFKQNLLDFLEEFRLAGHSIEIDSPRFVPLDIAMTVQVKQDYFRSNVKKALLDAFSNRVLANGIGFFSSDRFTFGQSVYLSQVIAAAMQVSGVESVEVTRFQRRGEVLNRELELGQIQFERLEIALLDNIPNSPENGIIEFNLEGGL